A genomic region of Thermoanaerobaculia bacterium contains the following coding sequences:
- the hemL gene encoding glutamate-1-semialdehyde 2,1-aminomutase, producing the protein MARRRHVPRVTAKKRRAPLRPARKTAHSRAIFAEAKTLLPGGVDSPVRSFAAVGGDPFFVRRGSGSKLRDADGNVYLDYVMSYGPLLLGHAPGAVVRAIRSAAERGTSFGAPTELEVMLARRVRKAFPSMEKLRFVSSGTEAAMSAIRLARGATKRDGIVKTEGGYHGHADSFLVAAGSGAATLSIAGSPGVPAAVAEKTLVIPYNDADALEAAFRAHPGEIAAFIVEPVAANMGVVPPKAGYLAAAREITRQHGALLIFDEVITGFRVALGGAQELYGIRPDLTCLGKIIGAGLPVGAYGGRADLMAMISPDGPVYQAGTLSGNPLAMSAGIAMVDALTADPPYAALEGKAAEFERRMRAEIEAAGATGKVCWNRVGSMGTLFFTPGPVTNFAQARRSDTAAHARFFHAALDRGVFLAPAQYEAMFFSTAHTDAEIRKTARVLGEALRIALG; encoded by the coding sequence ATGGCTCGCCGACGGCACGTTCCTCGCGTGACCGCGAAGAAGCGCCGCGCTCCCCTGCGTCCCGCGCGGAAGACCGCGCACTCCCGGGCGATCTTCGCGGAGGCGAAGACGCTCCTGCCCGGGGGGGTCGACTCGCCGGTCCGCTCCTTCGCGGCCGTCGGCGGCGACCCGTTCTTCGTCCGCCGCGGCTCCGGCTCGAAGCTCCGCGACGCCGACGGCAACGTCTACCTCGATTACGTCATGTCGTACGGCCCGCTGCTCCTGGGCCACGCGCCGGGGGCGGTCGTGCGGGCGATCCGATCCGCCGCCGAGCGCGGCACCTCGTTCGGCGCGCCGACGGAGCTCGAGGTGATGCTCGCCCGCCGGGTGCGGAAGGCGTTTCCATCGATGGAGAAGCTGCGGTTCGTCTCGTCGGGCACCGAGGCCGCGATGAGCGCGATCCGCCTGGCGCGCGGGGCGACGAAACGCGACGGGATCGTCAAGACCGAAGGGGGGTACCACGGGCATGCCGACTCCTTCCTCGTCGCGGCGGGAAGCGGCGCCGCGACCCTCTCGATCGCGGGAAGCCCCGGGGTCCCCGCGGCGGTCGCGGAAAAGACGCTCGTGATTCCGTACAACGACGCCGACGCGCTCGAGGCCGCTTTCCGCGCGCATCCCGGCGAGATCGCGGCCTTCATCGTGGAACCCGTCGCCGCGAACATGGGAGTCGTGCCGCCGAAGGCCGGCTACCTCGCGGCCGCCCGGGAGATCACGCGCCAGCACGGCGCGCTCCTCATCTTCGACGAGGTGATCACCGGATTCCGGGTCGCCCTCGGCGGAGCGCAAGAGCTCTACGGAATCCGCCCGGACCTCACGTGCCTGGGCAAGATCATCGGCGCCGGCCTCCCGGTCGGCGCGTACGGCGGGCGCGCCGATCTCATGGCGATGATCTCCCCCGACGGCCCCGTCTACCAGGCGGGGACGCTCTCCGGGAACCCGCTCGCGATGAGCGCCGGGATCGCGATGGTCGACGCACTGACGGCAGATCCGCCGTACGCCGCGCTCGAGGGGAAGGCGGCCGAGTTCGAGCGTCGGATGCGGGCGGAGATCGAGGCGGCGGGAGCGACGGGGAAGGTCTGCTGGAACCGCGTCGGCTCGATGGGAACGCTCTTCTTCACCCCGGGCCCCGTGACGAATTTCGCGCAGGCGCGCCGCTCCGACACCGCGGCCCACGCGCGCTTCTTCCACGCGGCGCTGGATCGCGGCGTCTTCCTCGCGCCCGCCCAGTACGAGGCGATGTTCTTCTCGACGGCGCACACGGACGCCGAGATCCGGAAGACCGCGCGGGTCCTCGGGGAGGCGCTCCGGATCGCCCTCGGCTAG
- the hemC gene encoding hydroxymethylbilane synthase: MKLRLGTRGSALAKTQSGIVAGWLRARGAEVEMVEIRTTGDRLSELHQPIEGKGIFTKELDEALFDGRIDLAVHSMKDLPSELPDGLEIAAVPEREDPRDVLITRDGAPLAGLRRGAVVGTGSPRRAGQLKALRPDLSCVEARGNVDTRIRRLREGAWDAILLARAGLRRLGRESEATQVLEVSEMIPAVAQGALAIVTREDDAAEPVRALDHAPTRSAVVCERRILRELEGGCRAPVAAHAAMAGGVLSVAAAVMSLDGTTVIRVDREGPASEPERLGAAVAAALIERGAAAIVAAARVSA, translated from the coding sequence GTGAAGCTTCGGCTCGGGACCCGCGGATCGGCGCTCGCGAAGACGCAGTCCGGGATCGTCGCCGGCTGGCTGCGCGCCCGGGGCGCCGAGGTTGAGATGGTCGAGATCAGGACGACCGGTGACCGGCTCTCGGAGCTGCACCAGCCGATCGAAGGAAAGGGGATCTTCACGAAGGAGCTCGACGAGGCGCTGTTCGACGGCCGGATCGACCTGGCCGTACACAGCATGAAGGACCTCCCCTCGGAGCTGCCGGACGGTCTCGAGATCGCCGCGGTCCCGGAGAGGGAGGACCCGCGCGACGTGCTGATCACCCGCGACGGAGCGCCGCTCGCCGGCCTGCGCCGGGGGGCGGTCGTCGGAACCGGCAGCCCGCGGCGCGCCGGACAGCTCAAGGCGCTCCGCCCCGACCTCTCCTGCGTCGAGGCGCGAGGCAACGTGGACACGCGGATCCGCAGGCTCCGCGAAGGCGCGTGGGACGCGATTCTCCTGGCGCGAGCGGGGCTGCGCCGGCTCGGGCGCGAATCGGAGGCCACGCAGGTGCTCGAGGTCTCGGAGATGATCCCCGCCGTCGCGCAGGGGGCGCTCGCGATCGTCACCCGCGAGGACGACGCGGCCGAGCCCGTTCGCGCGCTCGATCACGCGCCGACGCGGTCGGCCGTCGTCTGCGAGCGCCGCATCCTCCGCGAGCTCGAGGGGGGCTGCCGCGCGCCGGTCGCCGCGCACGCCGCGATGGCCGGGGGGGTCCTGTCGGTCGCGGCCGCGGTGATGTCGCTGGACGGGACGACGGTGATCCGCGTCGACCGCGAGGGCCCGGCATCCGAGCCGGAGCGGCTCGGTGCCGCAGTCGCCGCCGCGCTGATCGAACGGGGGGCCGCCGCAATCGTCGCCGCGGCGCGGGTCTCCGCATGA
- the menC gene encoding o-succinylbenzoate synthase, which produces MRLRRVVLRRLEMPLRFRFRTSFGETAVKRFLLVEADAGDFSGWGECVADDAPLYSEETNASAGHVLREFLVPAVLGRALSGPEAFPALVAPIRGNRMAKAALEGALWDAAAREKGVPLARLIGGVRERVPVGVSLGLQPSVEGLLDLVGRHVAEGYRRIKIKIEPGRDAALVAAVRERFPEIDLTVDANAAYTPADAPALRILDGFRLDYVEQPLSHEDLWEHARLARELATPICLDESIRSAADAGVAAAIGAARVVNVKIGRVGGLGEARRVHDVCAAAGIPVWCGGMLESGVGRAANVHLATLPNFTKPGDTSSASRYFEEDVVEPGLEAKDGEMPVPGGPGIGVEVVRERVERWTVAREEFSA; this is translated from the coding sequence ATGCGTTTGCGTCGGGTGGTGCTCCGCCGCCTCGAAATGCCGCTCCGCTTCCGTTTCCGGACCTCCTTCGGGGAGACGGCCGTGAAGCGGTTCCTCCTCGTCGAGGCGGACGCCGGGGATTTCTCGGGGTGGGGGGAATGCGTCGCCGACGACGCGCCGCTCTATTCCGAGGAGACGAACGCGTCGGCGGGGCACGTCCTGCGCGAGTTCCTCGTCCCGGCGGTCCTCGGACGCGCGCTTTCCGGTCCGGAAGCGTTCCCGGCGCTCGTCGCGCCGATCCGCGGCAACCGCATGGCCAAGGCGGCGCTCGAGGGGGCGTTGTGGGACGCCGCGGCGCGCGAGAAGGGAGTCCCCCTCGCGCGGCTCATCGGGGGCGTGCGCGAGCGCGTGCCGGTCGGCGTCTCGCTCGGCCTGCAGCCCTCCGTCGAAGGGCTCCTCGACCTCGTGGGCCGGCACGTCGCGGAGGGATACCGCCGGATCAAGATCAAGATCGAGCCGGGGCGCGACGCCGCGCTCGTCGCCGCCGTCCGGGAGCGCTTTCCGGAGATCGACCTCACCGTGGACGCCAACGCCGCGTACACGCCGGCCGACGCTCCGGCGCTGCGGATCCTCGATGGTTTCCGTCTCGACTACGTCGAGCAGCCGCTTTCGCACGAAGACCTCTGGGAGCATGCGCGTCTCGCCCGCGAGCTCGCGACCCCGATCTGCCTCGACGAATCGATCCGGTCGGCCGCCGACGCCGGCGTCGCGGCGGCGATCGGGGCGGCCCGGGTCGTCAACGTGAAGATCGGCCGGGTCGGCGGCCTCGGCGAAGCCCGCCGCGTCCACGACGTCTGCGCGGCGGCGGGGATCCCGGTCTGGTGCGGCGGCATGCTCGAATCGGGGGTGGGACGCGCGGCGAACGTCCACCTCGCGACTCTGCCGAACTTCACGAAGCCCGGAGACACGTCATCCGCATCGCGATATTTCGAGGAGGACGTCGTCGAGCCGGGGCTCGAGGCGAAGGACGGAGAGATGCCGGTCCCGGGCGGGCCGGGCATCGGGGTCGAGGTCGTTCGGGAGCGCGTCGAACGCTGGACGGTCGCGCGGGAGGAATTCTCCGCGTGA
- a CDS encoding M20 family metallopeptidase, producing MTLDADLRWLVEHESPSDDAGRVSDLARRIVMRLARSGASARWIPCPGAGDAVRATLGAGESGGTLLLGHLDTVWPVGTLRERPFRIENGRATGPGAFDMKAGIAVALTLFDGFGAAPRGPRLSLFLAPDEETGSAASRDALVAFAREHDRVLVLEPSHGGGAAKVARKGTGLVEAVFRGRAAHAGLEPEKGSSALLEMARFALFLESVADRAAGTTVTPTVAAAGGKTNVVPDSARLLIDARVWTAAEERRLRAALEAYRPADPGVAVSVDARFDRPPMEETPASRALYDRMRAIARDLGKDLGAERVGGASDGNLTAAAGVPTLDGLGPAGGGAHSQEEWVDLDDLEFRAALLARFLDDAA from the coding sequence GTGACGCTCGACGCCGACCTTCGCTGGCTGGTCGAGCACGAGAGCCCGTCCGACGACGCCGGGCGCGTTTCCGATCTCGCGAGAAGGATCGTCATGCGGCTGGCGCGCTCGGGAGCTTCCGCGCGGTGGATCCCCTGCCCGGGCGCCGGCGACGCCGTCCGGGCGACGCTCGGGGCGGGGGAGTCCGGGGGCACGCTTCTCCTCGGCCATCTCGACACGGTCTGGCCGGTCGGAACGCTCCGGGAGCGCCCCTTCCGAATCGAGAACGGCCGCGCGACGGGCCCGGGAGCGTTCGACATGAAGGCGGGTATCGCCGTCGCGCTGACACTCTTCGACGGGTTCGGCGCCGCGCCCCGGGGGCCGCGACTGTCCCTCTTCCTCGCGCCCGACGAGGAGACGGGGAGCGCGGCTTCCCGCGACGCGCTCGTGGCGTTTGCCCGGGAGCACGATCGCGTCCTCGTGCTCGAACCGTCGCACGGCGGCGGGGCGGCGAAGGTCGCGCGCAAGGGGACCGGGCTCGTCGAGGCCGTTTTCCGCGGCCGGGCGGCCCACGCGGGACTCGAGCCGGAGAAGGGCTCCTCCGCGCTCCTCGAGATGGCTCGGTTCGCGCTTTTCCTCGAGTCGGTCGCCGATCGCGCGGCGGGCACGACGGTCACGCCGACGGTCGCGGCGGCGGGGGGAAAGACCAACGTCGTCCCCGATTCGGCGCGCCTCCTCATCGACGCGCGGGTCTGGACCGCCGCGGAGGAGAGGCGTCTTCGCGCGGCGCTCGAGGCGTACCGGCCCGCCGATCCCGGCGTCGCCGTCTCGGTCGACGCGCGCTTCGACCGCCCTCCGATGGAGGAGACGCCCGCCTCGCGCGCGCTCTACGACCGGATGCGCGCGATCGCGCGCGATCTCGGAAAGGACCTCGGCGCCGAGCGCGTCGGAGGGGCCTCCGACGGCAATCTCACCGCCGCCGCCGGCGTGCCGACTCTCGACGGGCTCGGGCCCGCCGGAGGGGGCGCGCACTCGCAAGAAGAGTGGGTGGATCTCGACGACCTCGAGTTCCGGGCGGCGCTCCTCGCCCGCTTCCTGGACGATGCCGCGTGA
- a CDS encoding GNAT family N-acetyltransferase produces MTAIRIRELAKPSEFALAQRVAKAAWRLPDLEAPSVADLIAITHAGGLTAGAFSGSDLLGFVHGFPREVDRRRAQHSHLLAVRPDVQGLGLSKRLKLFQRRWCLDRGIGLVVWTYDPLLVKNARLNLVRLRARARRYLRDFYGPIGGIYADLPTDRFEVFWELESADVRRVAAGQPLPEPALESAEPFVLGRPRPGRRVSVEIPTGAPRLYRQDPAAARRARFALRRRAEKLMALGYEATALRLDGGRAFYFFER; encoded by the coding sequence GTGACCGCGATCCGGATCCGGGAGCTCGCGAAACCGTCGGAATTCGCCCTCGCCCAGCGGGTCGCGAAAGCCGCGTGGCGGCTTCCGGACCTCGAGGCGCCCTCCGTCGCGGACCTGATCGCGATCACGCATGCCGGAGGTCTGACGGCGGGCGCGTTTTCGGGAAGCGACCTTCTCGGGTTCGTCCACGGCTTTCCGCGCGAGGTCGACCGCCGGCGCGCCCAGCATTCGCACCTTCTCGCGGTCCGTCCGGACGTCCAGGGGCTCGGCCTGTCGAAGCGGCTCAAGCTCTTCCAGCGCCGGTGGTGCCTCGACCGCGGGATCGGGCTGGTCGTGTGGACGTACGATCCGCTCCTCGTCAAGAACGCCCGGCTGAACCTCGTGCGCCTCCGCGCCCGCGCTCGCCGGTACCTGCGCGACTTCTACGGCCCGATCGGCGGGATCTACGCGGATCTCCCGACCGACCGGTTCGAGGTCTTCTGGGAGCTCGAGTCGGCCGACGTCCGGCGGGTCGCCGCCGGCCAGCCGCTGCCGGAGCCGGCCCTCGAGAGCGCCGAGCCGTTCGTGCTCGGACGGCCCCGGCCGGGCCGGCGGGTCTCGGTCGAGATTCCGACCGGCGCTCCCCGCCTCTACCGGCAGGATCCGGCCGCCGCGCGGCGCGCCCGGTTCGCGCTTCGGCGCCGGGCGGAGAAACTGATGGCACTCGGCTACGAGGCCACGGCGCTCCGGCTCGACGGCGGCCGCGCGTTCTATTTCTTCGAGCGCTGA
- a CDS encoding uroporphyrinogen-III synthase has product MTRVRRSALVVYSGGKPFAYEEEFEARGFGLRAVPSHKIEITSQAFPAGHRVDRVIFTSRNAVDIFRRGGATFPATARYYAVGASTRAALGKMGLAADAPEDASASSLLAELPESLAGEYVFWPHGDDADLSLVENLKRRGATVFAPVVYRKVKLRFPADLAEPIAARAFSAFACTSAAAARWLFDGRSPAERKALGSVPAAVLGASTAGELKRLGVKKTVSVPDASFDSLSATLIKILQRSKK; this is encoded by the coding sequence ATGACGCGCGTCCGCCGGTCGGCGCTCGTCGTCTATTCCGGCGGGAAGCCGTTCGCGTACGAGGAGGAGTTCGAAGCGCGCGGTTTCGGCCTTCGCGCCGTCCCGAGCCACAAGATCGAGATCACCTCCCAGGCATTCCCGGCGGGACATCGGGTCGACCGCGTGATCTTCACGAGCCGCAACGCCGTCGACATCTTCCGCCGCGGGGGTGCGACGTTTCCCGCGACGGCGCGGTATTACGCGGTCGGCGCCTCGACGCGCGCGGCCCTCGGGAAGATGGGGCTGGCCGCCGACGCGCCGGAGGACGCCTCCGCGTCGTCGCTGCTCGCCGAGCTTCCCGAGTCGCTCGCCGGAGAGTACGTCTTCTGGCCGCACGGCGACGACGCCGACCTCTCGCTCGTCGAGAACCTGAAACGGCGCGGCGCGACCGTGTTCGCCCCGGTCGTCTATCGCAAGGTGAAACTGCGGTTCCCGGCCGACCTCGCCGAGCCGATCGCCGCCCGCGCGTTCTCCGCGTTCGCGTGCACGTCGGCGGCGGCGGCCCGCTGGCTCTTCGACGGACGGTCCCCCGCCGAGCGCAAGGCGCTCGGCTCGGTGCCGGCGGCCGTGCTCGGCGCGAGCACGGCCGGGGAGCTCAAGCGTCTCGGCGTGAAGAAGACGGTCTCGGTCCCTGACGCCTCGTTCGACTCGCTCTCCGCAACTCTGATCAAGATCCTTCAGCGCTCGAAGAAATAG
- the hemB gene encoding porphobilinogen synthase, which translates to MDSPGFPIVRMRRLRRTAGLRAMARETRVSPSQFIAPLFVRRGTNVREEISSLPGVFRTSPDTALRDAESFLKLRIPAVILFGIPERKDEEGTEAWDDEAAVPQAVRLLKKELPELIVMTDVCLDEYTSHGHCGVIRNGEVDNDATLPLLAKAALSHARAGADVLAPSDMMDGRVAAIRDALDEHRFAERAILAYSAKTASAFYGPFREAADSAPKFGDRRGYQMDAANSREAMREIELDLQEGADAVMVKPALSYLDTIAKARARFDCPIAAYNVSGEYAMVKAAGRNGWIDEKRVTCEILTSIARAGADWILTYHAKEAAAWLADGTFLA; encoded by the coding sequence ATGGATTCGCCCGGTTTTCCGATCGTCCGGATGCGGCGGCTGCGCCGCACCGCGGGTCTTCGCGCGATGGCGCGCGAGACCCGCGTCTCCCCCTCCCAGTTCATCGCCCCCCTCTTCGTCCGCAGGGGAACGAACGTCCGCGAGGAGATCTCGTCGCTCCCGGGCGTCTTCCGGACCTCCCCCGACACGGCGCTCCGCGACGCCGAGTCGTTCCTGAAGCTCCGCATTCCCGCCGTGATCCTGTTCGGGATCCCCGAGCGGAAGGACGAGGAAGGGACCGAGGCGTGGGACGACGAGGCCGCCGTCCCGCAGGCCGTGCGGCTTCTCAAGAAAGAGCTTCCGGAGCTCATCGTGATGACCGACGTCTGCCTCGACGAATACACGTCGCACGGCCATTGCGGCGTCATCCGGAACGGCGAGGTGGACAACGACGCGACGCTCCCGCTGCTGGCGAAAGCCGCCCTGTCGCACGCCCGCGCCGGCGCCGACGTGCTCGCTCCGTCGGACATGATGGACGGGCGCGTCGCGGCGATCCGCGATGCGCTCGACGAGCACCGGTTCGCGGAGCGCGCGATCCTCGCCTACTCGGCCAAGACCGCCTCGGCGTTCTACGGCCCGTTCCGGGAGGCGGCGGACTCCGCCCCGAAGTTCGGCGATCGCCGCGGGTACCAGATGGACGCGGCGAACTCGCGCGAGGCGATGCGCGAGATCGAGCTCGACCTGCAGGAAGGCGCGGACGCGGTGATGGTCAAGCCCGCCCTGTCGTACCTCGACACGATCGCGAAGGCCCGGGCGCGCTTCGACTGCCCGATCGCCGCGTACAACGTCTCCGGCGAATACGCGATGGTGAAGGCGGCGGGCCGCAACGGCTGGATCGACGAGAAGCGCGTGACGTGCGAGATCCTCACGTCGATCGCCCGCGCGGGCGCCGACTGGATCCTCACCTATCACGCGAAGGAAGCCGCGGCATGGCTCGCCGACGGCACGTTCCTCGCGTGA